Proteins co-encoded in one Spirosoma endbachense genomic window:
- a CDS encoding PadR family transcriptional regulator — protein MGRAYLGEFEELVLLTVAVLEGGAYGVTVAAELKQRTNRTISLSGVHIALYRLEEKGFVHSELGGATTARGGRRKRLFAITASGKQTLGELREVRNHLWDSIPNPSVS, from the coding sequence ATGGGTAGAGCATATTTAGGCGAATTTGAAGAATTGGTCTTACTCACCGTAGCCGTATTGGAAGGGGGAGCTTATGGCGTTACCGTAGCGGCCGAGCTGAAGCAACGCACCAACCGCACCATCAGTCTTAGTGGCGTACATATCGCCCTGTATCGTTTGGAAGAAAAAGGCTTCGTACACTCTGAACTGGGTGGTGCTACAACAGCCAGAGGAGGCCGTAGAAAACGGCTTTTCGCTATTACGGCATCAGGCAAACAGACGCTGGGCGAACTGAGGGAAGTTCGTAATCACCTGTGGGACTCCATTCCTAACCCTTCTGTGTCGTAA
- a CDS encoding DUF6252 family protein yields the protein MKTSRIVILLAIVGIVGISSCSKKSDDVTPNPTQTTTSSQSQVGFQVKIDGKDYMPDFAYALSSFTGANGYYAIYGLDSKSSDVVALALPNTAVEGTYPLSNVNIGILTLNKEDFSTTNGGSGTITITKKTATYMTGTFSFTAFDATGLKKRTLTAGTFNVNIR from the coding sequence ATGAAAACCTCTCGCATTGTAATTCTCCTCGCTATCGTTGGTATTGTCGGCATCAGCTCGTGCAGCAAAAAATCGGATGATGTTACACCCAACCCAACCCAAACAACAACTTCAAGCCAATCGCAGGTGGGTTTTCAGGTGAAGATTGATGGAAAGGATTATATGCCAGACTTCGCTTACGCACTCTCATCCTTTACGGGTGCCAATGGCTACTATGCGATTTATGGCCTCGATAGTAAATCAAGCGATGTAGTAGCCCTTGCGCTGCCCAATACGGCCGTTGAGGGAACCTATCCTTTGAGTAATGTCAACATTGGCATTCTTACCTTAAATAAAGAAGATTTTTCGACTACTAATGGAGGCAGCGGAACAATAACGATTACGAAAAAAACTGCTACCTATATGACCGGAACCTTCAGTTTCACTGCTTTTGATGCAACAGGGCTTAAGAAACGGACATTGACCGCCGGTACGTTCAATGTAAATATTCGGTAA
- a CDS encoding ABC transporter permease — MANYSPTPPIWADRLLKWLCPPQLLEELLGDLHEQFADQVAQVGELKARQQYVVEVLRFLRPYFISRRAVALISSTTNTIKTAEHFPKPTAHQFRHTRYGEYPRPSLLHHSMLRNYLKIAFRNLWKSKGYAAINVIGLSVAFFVSVFLFLTAYFQLSFDSFHEDGGRIFQTYLFSNDPEKASRSGSMPLPLIPTLKAEFPEVEAAARLMNGSNVVTYNGKYFDKQVMLTDPDFLKIFSFPMLNGNKATALNDRSNIVISQHMAKAVFGNEDPMGKRVQLGLDDNKKDFIVTGVLGDFPDNSSIQYDAFIQIANSGSYQVDKDRWDAMSHKAFVKIAPHVDQTAFENRLKSFAQKYFSGSFESLKKKGAKPDERGDVFALRLQKLSDVHFDTAISGGAGAPITLVYALSGIAFFILLIACINFINLSVARSFTRAKEVGVRKSLGALKNQLFVQIWGEAAIICFVGFVVGLILAYLLLPTFNTTFQGKLSLDYVLQPDKLALILSIFIVVTLVAGGYPAWQMSKFNAVEVLKGKITIKRPGILRNSLIVTQFMLSSLLICCTIIAVQQVDYMRKQPLGFQKEQVISIPVGNKVNGQQALKRMRNMLANDPTVIALSGSTVNLGLGKDRSTSRSVIGFTYKEKEISTDWLQVDYDYLKTLNIKLVAGREFSPAYSSDTLDRVIITESMAKMIGEKDPIGKFFQTDTAGVKYQIIGLVPDFNLYSTKNEKKPITMYLAHSQSIPYIFVRVAPQSLAGSMDKLKAIWKEVAPQSEFIASFLDENTDSWYKNEERLSQIFSLASGIAILLSCLGLFAVALMVIEQRTKEIGVRKVLGASIPNIVFILSQDFVKMVVLAIVIATPLAWFFMQKWLDSYSYRIEISIWIFILVGLAAIVIALATVSFHSIKAALMNPVKSLRSE, encoded by the coding sequence ATGGCTAACTACTCCCCCACTCCCCCGATCTGGGCCGACCGTTTGCTTAAGTGGCTATGCCCTCCTCAATTGCTGGAAGAACTACTGGGTGATCTGCACGAGCAGTTTGCCGATCAGGTAGCACAGGTTGGTGAGCTAAAAGCCCGCCAGCAGTATGTAGTTGAGGTGCTCCGGTTCCTTCGCCCTTACTTTATTTCACGCCGAGCCGTTGCCCTTATTTCCAGCACAACTAATACGATCAAGACAGCAGAGCACTTTCCAAAACCGACGGCCCACCAGTTCAGGCACACCCGATATGGTGAGTATCCCCGACCATCTTTACTCCATCATTCTATGCTACGTAATTATCTGAAAATTGCATTTCGTAACCTTTGGAAAAGCAAAGGCTATGCAGCCATCAATGTTATCGGTCTTTCGGTAGCCTTCTTTGTCAGTGTCTTTTTGTTTCTGACCGCTTATTTCCAGCTATCATTCGATTCCTTCCATGAAGATGGCGGCCGTATTTTCCAGACCTATCTTTTCTCTAATGATCCCGAAAAGGCCAGCCGGTCGGGGTCGATGCCGCTTCCCCTGATTCCAACGCTAAAAGCAGAGTTTCCCGAAGTAGAAGCGGCTGCAAGGCTAATGAATGGCAGTAATGTGGTGACATATAATGGAAAATATTTCGACAAGCAGGTCATGCTAACCGATCCTGATTTTCTGAAAATATTCTCCTTCCCAATGCTCAACGGAAACAAGGCAACAGCGCTTAATGACCGCAGCAACATCGTCATTAGTCAGCATATGGCTAAAGCCGTCTTTGGCAACGAAGATCCAATGGGCAAACGAGTACAACTGGGCTTAGATGACAACAAAAAAGATTTTATTGTAACGGGCGTACTAGGCGATTTTCCCGACAATTCCTCGATTCAATACGATGCGTTCATCCAAATTGCCAATTCGGGTAGCTATCAGGTCGATAAAGACAGATGGGACGCTATGTCGCATAAAGCGTTTGTAAAAATAGCCCCGCATGTCGATCAGACAGCGTTTGAAAACCGATTAAAGTCCTTTGCCCAAAAGTACTTTTCAGGAAGTTTTGAGAGCCTTAAAAAGAAAGGCGCAAAACCTGATGAACGTGGCGACGTGTTTGCCTTACGATTACAGAAACTGTCGGATGTGCATTTTGATACGGCCATATCGGGTGGGGCCGGAGCACCCATTACGCTTGTTTACGCCCTATCGGGAATTGCCTTTTTTATCCTGCTGATTGCCTGTATCAACTTCATTAATCTGAGTGTTGCCCGATCCTTTACACGTGCGAAAGAAGTAGGCGTTCGTAAGTCGTTGGGTGCGCTTAAAAACCAGCTTTTCGTTCAGATCTGGGGCGAAGCGGCCATTATTTGTTTTGTTGGCTTTGTTGTCGGGCTGATTTTGGCTTATCTGCTTTTACCAACTTTTAACACCACGTTTCAGGGCAAGCTGAGCCTGGATTATGTATTACAACCCGACAAGCTCGCCCTCATACTAAGCATTTTTATTGTGGTTACGCTGGTGGCCGGTGGCTATCCGGCGTGGCAAATGTCGAAATTCAATGCGGTAGAGGTATTGAAGGGGAAAATCACGATAAAGCGTCCCGGCATTCTCCGCAACTCGCTCATTGTTACCCAATTCATGCTGTCGAGTTTATTGATTTGCTGTACAATTATAGCCGTTCAGCAGGTCGATTACATGCGTAAACAACCATTGGGCTTTCAGAAAGAGCAGGTGATCAGCATTCCGGTCGGCAACAAGGTAAATGGGCAGCAGGCGCTCAAACGGATGCGGAATATGCTGGCCAACGACCCCACTGTTATAGCACTCTCTGGCAGTACCGTAAACCTCGGACTGGGTAAGGATCGAAGTACGTCGCGATCCGTTATAGGGTTCACTTATAAGGAGAAAGAGATTTCGACCGACTGGTTGCAGGTCGATTATGATTACCTTAAAACCCTTAATATCAAATTAGTAGCTGGCCGTGAGTTCAGTCCGGCCTATTCGTCAGATACGCTCGACCGAGTGATTATTACGGAAAGTATGGCCAAAATGATCGGTGAAAAAGATCCGATTGGCAAATTTTTCCAGACCGACACCGCTGGCGTCAAGTATCAGATTATTGGTCTGGTACCCGATTTCAATCTGTATTCTACAAAGAATGAGAAAAAGCCAATCACAATGTACCTGGCTCATTCTCAATCCATTCCCTACATTTTTGTCAGAGTGGCCCCGCAGAGTCTGGCGGGTTCGATGGATAAATTGAAAGCGATCTGGAAAGAAGTAGCTCCTCAATCCGAATTTATCGCTTCATTTCTGGATGAGAATACCGATTCCTGGTATAAGAACGAAGAACGGCTTTCGCAGATTTTTAGCCTTGCTTCGGGCATAGCCATTCTGCTGTCCTGTCTGGGTCTGTTTGCTGTGGCGCTGATGGTCATTGAGCAGCGAACCAAAGAAATTGGCGTTCGGAAAGTGCTGGGTGCCAGCATCCCAAATATCGTTTTTATTCTCTCACAGGACTTCGTAAAAATGGTCGTTCTGGCCATCGTAATTGCAACGCCCCTGGCCTGGTTCTTTATGCAGAAATGGCTGGATAGCTATTCGTATCGAATAGAAATAAGCATCTGGATATTCATTTTAGTCGGGCTTGCTGCCATAGTCATTGCACTTGCTACGGTAAGTTTTCACAGCATCAAAGCCGCGCTGATGAACCCGGTAAAGAGTTTGCGCAGTGAGTAA
- a CDS encoding acyltransferase family protein, which yields MKRAYLTTLTPLRGIAALLMVVFHFNMLVLPIINPAITQLHRRWYLFVDFFFILSGFIITYVYGSWFEDRVLAVSFRRYMAARFARIYPLHILTLLWVIGLYLLLTQGYHVVLDPIAQGVFDASAIPMHVLMLHGFNTVRSATWNTPSWSIGSEWLLYLLFPILMLGFRRLPSMGRFALLLVVLGLYYYLTKSIQAGQPYKPWLWLLPNTLDNITFPMSFLRCFTGFLLGMITYHAYNQQSGLYWLRRSWVFVALGIGLAISYHLQLSDTLTIWFFPLLILGACYNTGRVSKLLQTRPFQRLGDWSYSIYMVHMPILFSFLTIQLINPPAPSAPAKPLVYGLAGPITCIVFVAIVLGVSALSYRFVELPARSYLNRKLKSRQLTNQTLKFS from the coding sequence ATGAAACGTGCATACCTGACTACCCTTACGCCTTTGCGCGGGATAGCTGCCCTTTTAATGGTAGTTTTCCATTTCAATATGCTTGTGTTGCCAATTATTAATCCTGCCATCACTCAATTACACCGCCGTTGGTATTTATTCGTAGACTTTTTCTTCATTCTGAGTGGCTTCATTATAACGTATGTATATGGAAGCTGGTTTGAAGATCGGGTGTTGGCCGTATCGTTTCGGCGCTATATGGCAGCCCGGTTTGCCCGAATTTATCCGCTCCACATTTTAACGCTCCTCTGGGTAATTGGGCTTTATTTACTGCTCACTCAGGGGTATCATGTCGTTTTAGACCCTATTGCTCAGGGGGTCTTTGACGCATCAGCTATTCCAATGCATGTGTTAATGCTACATGGCTTTAATACCGTTCGGTCAGCAACATGGAATACTCCATCGTGGTCTATTGGCAGCGAATGGCTACTCTATTTGCTATTTCCAATACTGATGCTCGGCTTCCGGCGGTTGCCTTCAATGGGCAGATTCGCTCTGTTGCTCGTGGTATTGGGGTTATACTACTATTTGACAAAGTCAATTCAGGCTGGTCAGCCCTACAAGCCCTGGCTTTGGTTGCTACCCAATACGCTTGACAACATCACCTTCCCAATGAGTTTTCTGCGCTGTTTTACGGGCTTTTTGCTTGGTATGATTACTTATCATGCTTATAATCAGCAGTCGGGCCTGTACTGGTTGCGCCGGAGTTGGGTATTTGTCGCGTTGGGTATTGGACTGGCCATAAGCTATCATCTACAGTTATCTGATACGCTGACAATCTGGTTTTTTCCCTTACTGATTTTAGGTGCCTGCTATAACACCGGGCGCGTGTCGAAGTTGTTGCAAACCCGCCCGTTCCAACGTCTTGGCGATTGGTCATACTCGATTTATATGGTACACATGCCCATTCTGTTTTCGTTTCTGACCATACAACTTATTAATCCGCCAGCCCCATCTGCCCCGGCTAAACCGCTTGTGTACGGCCTTGCAGGACCAATTACCTGCATCGTTTTTGTCGCTATTGTGCTGGGCGTATCGGCCCTATCGTACCGGTTTGTAGAACTTCCAGCCCGTAGCTATCTGAATAGAAAACTAAAATCCAGACAACTGACCAACCAGACACTCAAATTTTCATAA
- a CDS encoding LytR/AlgR family response regulator transcription factor, translating into MKRLRAAIIDDETNAREALTNLLQILCPEVEICGEAKNADLGIELIKKEHPDLVFLDIQMPGKTGFDLLSSFEKVDFGVIFTTAYQEYAIRAFRFSAIDYLLKPIDPEELQAAVEKSKSQVASVNPQQLQILQEHLDIPQSLRLIQRKKNDNQRIALPTAEGIHFVQMTDIIQCESLGSYTKFHLTKGPAIVVSRLLKEYEEILDNYYFFRVHQSNIINLEHIKRYVKGDGGQVWMSDNTEIEVSRRRKDEFLSLLSDFYVNSGKLR; encoded by the coding sequence ATGAAACGCCTACGCGCTGCGATTATTGACGACGAAACAAATGCCCGTGAGGCCCTGACCAATCTGCTACAGATTCTCTGCCCGGAGGTGGAAATTTGTGGCGAAGCTAAAAATGCTGATCTGGGCATCGAACTGATTAAGAAAGAACACCCCGACCTGGTTTTTCTTGATATTCAGATGCCAGGCAAAACGGGCTTCGATTTGCTGTCGAGTTTCGAAAAAGTAGATTTTGGCGTGATTTTCACGACCGCTTATCAGGAATATGCCATTCGGGCGTTTCGGTTCAGTGCGATCGATTACCTGCTCAAGCCGATTGATCCTGAAGAGTTACAGGCTGCCGTCGAAAAGTCGAAATCGCAGGTGGCAAGCGTAAATCCTCAACAGCTTCAGATTTTACAGGAACACCTCGACATTCCACAAAGTCTTCGGTTGATTCAGCGGAAAAAAAATGACAACCAGCGCATTGCTCTACCTACTGCTGAAGGCATTCACTTTGTGCAGATGACCGATATTATCCAGTGTGAATCGCTGGGGTCGTACACCAAATTTCACCTGACCAAAGGCCCGGCTATTGTTGTGTCACGCTTGTTGAAAGAGTACGAAGAAATTCTGGATAACTATTACTTTTTTCGGGTACACCAGTCAAATATCATTAATCTCGAACACATCAAACGATACGTAAAAGGCGACGGCGGACAGGTCTGGATGAGTGATAATACCGAAATAGAAGTATCGCGTCGCCGGAAAGATGAATTCCTGTCGTTACTCTCTGATTTTTACGTGAATTCGGGTAAGCTACGGTAA
- the topA gene encoding type I DNA topoisomerase has product MSKNLVIVESPAKAKTIEGYLGKDFTVKSSFGHVRDLPKDGLAVDVLNGFQPSYEISPDKKKLVSELKSLAKSAEEVWLATDDDREGEAISWHLKEALGLRDNTKRIVFREITKNAIQNAIKSPRTIDVDLVNAQQARRVLDRLVGYELSPVLWRKIKGGSTGLSAGRVQSVALRLVVEREREIDKHQSKSSFKVTAQFIVDGSKVLNAELPKNFATAGEARAFLEACIGATFTIKNLEVKPAKKSPAPPFTTSTLQQESSRKLGYSVDRTMRIAQNLYEAGKISYMRTDSTSLSQEAIDKAKAEIETEFGPKYVQTRQFKTKNESAQEAHEAIRPTNFNDRNAGADRDQKRLYELIWKRSIASQMADAQLERTTVTIGIRFANGVTATVQAHVDDSPFADTPPTQGRSFPNELIAQGEVIKFDGFLRVYLESKDDEDDEDAKGMLPPLTIGQILNLGQMKATEKFTRPQPRYAEASLVKKLEEMGIGRPSTYAPTISTIINRGYVIKQDKPGQERKYTEYTLQREQISETSGKETFGSEKAKLFPTNTGIVVNDFLVEYFPDIVDYQFTATVEKDFDEIADGKMNWQTMLGDFYGDFHKNIEEIQGSSIVSFKTGARELGIDSRTGKKVSARLGRYGAFAQIGESTDDEKPQYANLREGQLIETITLQEALDLFALPREVGFFEDKPMTIGIGKFGPYVKHDDKYVSLTKEDDPYSIDAERAIQLIQAKRAESISEALGEFEGKPVSTGKGRFGPYVKFEDKYISLPRNESLAGLTLDRAIELILAKRQIEANKYIKEFPENPAVKVVNGQYGPYLAVGKRNVKIPKDIDPATLTLEDCLKLAGDDPAAAKSPAKKAAPAKAKAADATAKKPAAKKTTATAKKTAAKK; this is encoded by the coding sequence ATGTCGAAAAACTTAGTCATTGTGGAGTCGCCGGCGAAGGCGAAAACCATAGAAGGCTATCTGGGTAAGGACTTTACGGTGAAGTCTAGCTTTGGTCACGTACGCGATTTGCCCAAAGATGGGCTGGCTGTTGACGTGCTGAACGGCTTCCAACCGTCTTACGAAATTTCGCCCGACAAGAAAAAACTGGTTAGTGAGCTGAAATCGCTGGCTAAATCTGCCGAAGAAGTATGGCTCGCTACTGACGATGACCGCGAAGGAGAAGCCATTTCGTGGCACCTGAAAGAAGCGCTTGGACTGCGTGATAATACGAAGCGTATTGTTTTCCGCGAAATCACGAAGAATGCTATCCAGAACGCCATTAAATCACCACGCACGATTGACGTTGATTTAGTGAACGCCCAACAGGCCCGTCGAGTACTTGATCGGTTGGTGGGTTATGAGTTGTCGCCCGTATTATGGCGCAAAATCAAAGGTGGTAGCACAGGTTTGTCGGCTGGACGTGTCCAATCGGTTGCTTTACGGCTCGTTGTTGAACGCGAACGTGAAATCGACAAACACCAGTCGAAGTCATCATTTAAAGTAACGGCACAATTCATCGTTGATGGCAGTAAAGTTCTGAACGCCGAACTGCCGAAGAATTTTGCGACGGCTGGTGAAGCGCGGGCTTTTCTGGAGGCTTGTATCGGAGCTACGTTCACCATCAAAAACCTGGAGGTGAAACCCGCCAAGAAGTCACCAGCTCCGCCATTTACGACCTCAACACTTCAGCAGGAATCTTCCCGCAAACTCGGTTATTCTGTTGACCGCACCATGCGGATTGCGCAGAATTTGTACGAAGCCGGTAAGATTTCGTACATGCGGACCGACTCAACCAGTCTGTCGCAGGAAGCTATCGATAAGGCAAAGGCTGAAATTGAAACCGAATTCGGCCCGAAATACGTTCAGACCCGCCAGTTCAAGACCAAGAACGAATCGGCGCAGGAAGCCCACGAAGCCATCCGGCCAACGAACTTCAACGATCGCAATGCCGGGGCCGACCGCGATCAGAAACGACTGTACGAGCTGATCTGGAAACGATCGATTGCCTCGCAAATGGCTGATGCGCAACTCGAACGCACGACCGTTACGATTGGTATCCGATTTGCCAATGGCGTAACAGCAACGGTTCAGGCTCACGTCGATGACAGTCCATTTGCCGATACGCCACCAACGCAAGGAAGGAGCTTTCCCAATGAGCTTATTGCGCAGGGAGAAGTGATCAAGTTCGACGGATTTCTTCGCGTTTACCTCGAATCGAAAGACGACGAGGACGACGAAGACGCGAAAGGAATGTTGCCGCCGTTAACTATCGGTCAGATACTGAACCTCGGTCAGATGAAAGCTACCGAGAAGTTCACTCGTCCGCAACCGCGCTATGCCGAAGCGTCGCTGGTAAAAAAACTCGAAGAAATGGGCATCGGTCGACCATCGACTTATGCACCAACTATTTCGACGATCATTAACCGGGGCTACGTTATCAAACAGGACAAACCCGGTCAGGAACGAAAATACACGGAGTATACGCTTCAGCGGGAACAGATCAGTGAAACAAGTGGCAAAGAAACCTTCGGTTCCGAAAAAGCCAAGCTGTTTCCAACCAATACGGGGATCGTTGTCAATGACTTTCTGGTCGAATATTTTCCTGACATTGTCGATTATCAATTCACGGCAACAGTCGAGAAGGACTTTGACGAAATTGCCGATGGAAAAATGAACTGGCAGACAATGCTGGGAGATTTCTACGGTGATTTCCATAAGAACATCGAAGAAATCCAGGGATCGTCTATCGTTTCCTTTAAGACCGGGGCGCGGGAGTTGGGTATCGATTCCCGAACGGGTAAAAAAGTATCGGCCCGTTTGGGTCGCTATGGTGCCTTTGCGCAGATCGGCGAATCTACCGACGACGAAAAACCGCAGTATGCTAACCTGCGTGAAGGTCAGCTTATTGAAACGATTACGTTGCAGGAAGCCCTCGACCTGTTTGCTTTACCCCGCGAGGTTGGTTTCTTTGAAGATAAACCCATGACCATCGGTATTGGTAAGTTTGGGCCTTATGTGAAACACGACGACAAGTACGTTTCGCTAACCAAGGAAGATGACCCCTACTCCATCGATGCCGAACGGGCCATTCAGTTAATCCAGGCCAAGCGGGCAGAATCGATCAGCGAAGCCCTGGGTGAGTTTGAAGGCAAGCCGGTTAGCACAGGCAAAGGGCGTTTCGGGCCATACGTTAAATTCGAGGATAAGTACATTTCATTGCCTCGAAATGAATCGCTGGCGGGTTTAACACTCGATCGTGCAATTGAACTGATTCTGGCCAAGCGACAGATTGAAGCGAATAAATACATTAAGGAATTCCCGGAAAATCCAGCTGTAAAGGTTGTCAACGGCCAATATGGTCCTTATCTGGCCGTTGGTAAGCGTAATGTCAAAATCCCGAAAGATATTGACCCCGCTACGCTCACCCTGGAAGATTGCCTGAAACTGGCGGGCGATGATCCGGCTGCGGCTAAGTCTCCCGCTAAAAAAGCGGCCCCGGCAAAAGCAAAAGCGGCTGACGCAACGGCCAAGAAACCAGCGGCTAAAAAGACGACTGCTACTGCGAAAAAAACAGCAGCGAAGAAGTAG